The Streptomyces camelliae genome window below encodes:
- a CDS encoding nuclease-related domain-containing protein has product MNALRVVPAYRHGRERLYVCRPDGSNVAWYDRETGRVNLLGEDSRDDVLQALKPFLTGPVTVGPPPVPTPAELARLTLHPDDDLAPNRPGEALLVALDRDPGHAHRLRPDPRRRALAAEQTVGQALDALEGAGWHTLHSIALPGGDRIHHLLLGPGGLFAVHALYARKSRVLVADPMVTVGRREPEPLLRRLRADADRASYALTAEVRPVLALAGPAEVTVTGRPRAVRILQDAELADLARLGGVLKPADVEALHGMARDRNTWGRV; this is encoded by the coding sequence ATGAACGCACTGCGCGTGGTGCCGGCCTATCGGCACGGCCGGGAACGGCTGTACGTCTGCCGCCCGGACGGCAGCAACGTCGCCTGGTACGACCGGGAGACGGGCCGGGTGAACCTGCTCGGCGAGGACAGCAGGGACGACGTACTCCAGGCCCTGAAACCCTTCCTGACCGGCCCGGTGACCGTGGGCCCGCCCCCGGTACCGACCCCCGCCGAACTGGCCCGGCTGACCCTGCACCCGGACGACGACCTGGCGCCCAACCGCCCCGGCGAGGCCCTGCTCGTCGCCCTCGACCGCGACCCCGGACATGCCCACCGGCTGCGCCCCGACCCGCGCCGCCGCGCCCTGGCCGCCGAGCAGACCGTCGGCCAGGCCCTGGACGCCCTGGAGGGCGCCGGCTGGCACACCCTGCACTCCATAGCGCTGCCCGGCGGCGACCGCATCCACCACCTGCTGCTCGGCCCCGGCGGCCTGTTCGCCGTCCACGCCCTGTACGCCCGCAAGAGCCGCGTCCTGGTCGCCGACCCCATGGTCACCGTGGGCCGCCGCGAGCCCGAGCCCCTCCTGCGCCGGCTGCGCGCGGACGCCGACCGCGCCTCCTACGCCCTGACCGCCGAGGTCCGCCCGGTCCTGGCCCTGGCGGGCCCCGCCGAGGTGACCGTCACGGGCCGGCCGCGCGCGGTACGGATCCTCCAGGACGCCGAGCTGGCGGACCTGGCCCGGCTCGGCGGGGTGCTGAAGCCGGCGGACGTGGAGGCCCTGCACGGGATGGCGCGGGACCGGAACACGTGGGGGAGGGTGTAG
- the ligD gene encoding non-homologous end-joining DNA ligase — protein sequence MTPITEVEGRRVALSNLEKVLYPQTGFTKAELVHYYVTGAGVLLPHLRDRAVSFLRYPDGPEGQLFFAKNVPPGTPEWVTTAEVPRSEGPARMVVVQDLASLVWAANLVTEFHTHQWRVQDPERADRLVFDLDPGPPATVVQCCEVALWLRERLAADGIEAYPKTAGSKGLHLLAAVRGASPERTSEYAKALAVEAERALPRLVVHRMTKSLRPGKVFVDWSQNAARKTTATPYTLRARPYPYVSAPVTWEEVADCRSAGQLEFQAGDMAPRLQHHGDLMAPLLDPETAAPLP from the coding sequence ATGACGCCTATCACGGAGGTGGAGGGGCGGCGGGTCGCGCTCAGCAACCTGGAGAAGGTGCTGTATCCGCAGACCGGCTTCACCAAGGCGGAGCTGGTGCACTACTACGTGACCGGCGCCGGCGTGCTGCTGCCGCATCTGCGGGACCGGGCCGTGTCCTTCCTGCGTTATCCCGACGGCCCCGAAGGGCAGCTGTTCTTCGCCAAGAACGTGCCGCCGGGTACGCCCGAGTGGGTCACCACCGCCGAGGTCCCGCGGTCGGAGGGGCCGGCCCGGATGGTCGTCGTACAGGATCTGGCCAGTCTCGTCTGGGCTGCCAATCTCGTCACCGAGTTCCATACGCATCAGTGGCGGGTGCAGGACCCCGAGCGGGCCGACCGGCTGGTCTTCGACCTCGACCCCGGACCGCCCGCGACCGTCGTCCAGTGCTGTGAGGTGGCCCTGTGGCTGCGGGAGCGGCTCGCGGCGGACGGGATCGAGGCGTATCCGAAGACGGCCGGGTCGAAGGGGCTGCATCTGCTGGCGGCCGTGCGCGGCGCGTCCCCCGAGCGGACCAGCGAGTACGCCAAGGCGCTCGCCGTGGAGGCCGAGCGGGCGCTGCCCCGGCTCGTCGTGCACCGGATGACGAAGAGCCTGCGGCCGGGGAAGGTGTTCGTGGACTGGAGCCAGAACGCCGCGCGCAAGACCACGGCCACGCCCTACACGCTGCGCGCCCGCCCGTACCCCTACGTGTCCGCCCCGGTCACCTGGGAGGAGGTCGCGGACTGCCGCAGCGCCGGGCAGCTGGAGTTCCAGGCCGGTGACATGGCTCCCCGCCTCCAGCATCACGGGGACCTGATGGCGCCCCTGCTGGACCCGGAGACGGCCGCGCCCCTCCCCTGA
- a CDS encoding protein-tyrosine phosphatase family protein gives MRIRGRQPDVPPPERPWSEIVPGLWMGGHEFRGRSGRVEPVVVHDEFDVVQTLLRLPGYGPDPGVEHHVWPIPDGPLDGTQLAGVMRLARAVNEALDAGRRVLVRCYHGYNRSGLLIAHALVQRGHASPDEAIQLIRARRSAWALHNELFVEYLRAGLPTVRLLEELAE, from the coding sequence TTGCGGATCCGCGGAAGGCAGCCCGACGTACCGCCTCCGGAGCGTCCGTGGAGCGAGATCGTGCCGGGCCTGTGGATGGGCGGGCATGAGTTCCGGGGCCGTTCCGGGCGGGTGGAGCCGGTCGTCGTGCACGACGAGTTCGATGTGGTGCAGACACTGCTGCGACTGCCGGGTTACGGGCCCGATCCGGGCGTCGAGCACCACGTGTGGCCCATCCCGGACGGTCCGCTGGACGGGACCCAGCTCGCCGGGGTGATGCGGCTGGCCCGTGCGGTGAACGAGGCGCTGGACGCCGGGCGCCGGGTGCTCGTGCGCTGTTACCACGGGTACAACCGGTCCGGCCTGCTCATCGCGCACGCTCTGGTGCAGCGCGGCCATGCTTCCCCGGACGAGGCGATCCAGCTGATCCGGGCCCGGCGCTCGGCGTGGGCGCTGCACAACGAGCTGTTCGTGGAGTACCTGCGCGCGGGACTGCCGACCGTCCGACTGCT
- a CDS encoding Ku protein, producing MRSIWNGAISFGLVSIPIKLVNATESHAISFRQIHTEDGGRIRYRKFCELEDREVGGEEIGKGYEDADGTIIPITDEDLSHLPIPTARTIEIVAFVPADRIDPLQMDAAYYLAASGAPAAKPYTLLREALKRSNKVAIAKYALRGRERLGMLRVVDDAIAMHGLLWPDEVRAPQGVAPEVDVTIRDKELDLADALMDTLGEVDLADLHDEYREAVEEVIAAKAAGEAPPEAPAPAPGGKVLDLMAALENSVRAAKESRGEVPPGGEAEVRRLPRKTAATKKTAAAKKTTAAKKTTAKKTAAKTAKSVAKAGEKKTATKKAAARKRTA from the coding sequence GTGCGGTCGATATGGAACGGCGCGATCTCCTTCGGTCTCGTCAGCATCCCGATCAAGCTGGTGAACGCCACGGAGAGCCACGCGATCTCCTTCCGCCAGATCCACACCGAGGACGGCGGCCGCATCCGCTACCGCAAGTTCTGCGAACTGGAGGACCGGGAGGTCGGCGGCGAGGAGATCGGCAAGGGGTACGAGGACGCGGACGGCACGATCATCCCGATCACCGACGAGGACCTCTCCCACCTGCCCATCCCCACCGCCCGCACGATCGAGATCGTCGCCTTCGTACCGGCCGACCGCATCGACCCGCTCCAGATGGACGCGGCGTACTACCTGGCGGCGAGCGGAGCCCCGGCGGCGAAGCCGTACACCCTGCTCCGGGAGGCCCTGAAGCGCAGCAACAAGGTGGCCATCGCGAAGTACGCCCTGCGCGGCCGCGAACGCCTCGGCATGCTGCGCGTGGTCGACGACGCCATCGCCATGCACGGCCTGCTCTGGCCGGACGAGGTCCGCGCGCCGCAGGGGGTGGCCCCGGAGGTCGACGTCACCATCCGCGACAAGGAACTGGACCTCGCGGACGCCCTGATGGACACCCTCGGCGAGGTGGACCTGGCGGACCTGCACGACGAGTACCGGGAGGCGGTGGAGGAGGTCATCGCCGCGAAGGCCGCCGGCGAGGCCCCGCCCGAGGCCCCGGCCCCGGCCCCGGGAGGCAAGGTCCTGGACCTGATGGCGGCCCTGGAGAACAGCGTCCGGGCGGCGAAGGAGTCCCGCGGCGAGGTGCCCCCCGGCGGCGAGGCCGAGGTGAGACGGCTGCCGAGGAAGACGGCGGCGACGAAGAAGACGGCTGCCGCCAAGAAGACGACGGCGGCGAAGAAGACGACAGCGAAGAAGACGGCGGCCAAGACGGCCAAGTCGGTGGCCAAGGCTGGGGAGAAGAAGACGGCGACGAAGAAGGCTGCGGCGCGCAAGCGGACGGCTTGA